The proteins below are encoded in one region of Populus alba chromosome 2, ASM523922v2, whole genome shotgun sequence:
- the LOC118049288 gene encoding probable galacturonosyltransferase 6 isoform X1 — MRSLEVMLSKFSRVFPDCSAMASKLRPMTYNAEEEVRAQKNQATYLVQLAGRTTPKGLHCLSMRLTAEDFALPAEERQLPNQQRVQDPDLHHSAVFTDNVLACAVVVNSTVSSAMEPEKIVFHVVTDTLNLPAISMWFILNRTGKATIQIQSIVHFEGFPPINYNSTFKQQNSRYSRYNSALNHLRFYLPDVFPQMIRLCYLTMMW; from the exons ATGAGATCCTTGGAGGTTATGTTGTCAAAATTCAGTCGTGTTTTCCCAGACTGCTCTGCCATGGCTTCGAAGCTCCGCCCCATGACTTACAATGCTGAAGAAGAGGTTCGAGCACAGAAGAATCAAGCAACATATCTTGTTCAGCTTGCAGGAAGGACTACACCGAAAGGCCTACACTGCCTTTCTATGCGGTTGACTGCTGAAGATTTTGCCTTGCCAGCTGAGGAAAGACAGCTCCCTAACCAGCAAAGAGTGCAGGATCCAGATCTCCATCACTCTGCTGTTTTCACTGACAATGTTCTGGCCTGTGCAGTGGTTGTCAATTCTACTGTGTCCTCTGCCATG GAGCCagagaaaattgtttttcacgTTGTGACTGATACCCTCAATCTCCCAGCGATCTCAATGTGGTTCATATTGAATCGTACTGGCAAAGCTACAATTCAGATCCAGAGCATTGTCCATTTTGAAGGGTTCCCGCCAattaattacaattcaacattcAAGCAACAAAATTCCCGTTATTCAAGATATAATTCTGCACTGAACCATCTTCGTTTCTATCTACCAGATGTCTTCCCACAGATGATAAGATTGTGCTATTTGACCATGATGTGGTAG
- the LOC118049288 gene encoding probable galacturonosyltransferase 6 isoform X2 codes for MASKLRPMTYNAEEEVRAQKNQATYLVQLAGRTTPKGLHCLSMRLTAEDFALPAEERQLPNQQRVQDPDLHHSAVFTDNVLACAVVVNSTVSSAMEPEKIVFHVVTDTLNLPAISMWFILNRTGKATIQIQSIVHFEGFPPINYNSTFKQQNSRYSRYNSALNHLRFYLPDVFPQMIRLCYLTMMW; via the exons ATGGCTTCGAAGCTCCGCCCCATGACTTACAATGCTGAAGAAGAGGTTCGAGCACAGAAGAATCAAGCAACATATCTTGTTCAGCTTGCAGGAAGGACTACACCGAAAGGCCTACACTGCCTTTCTATGCGGTTGACTGCTGAAGATTTTGCCTTGCCAGCTGAGGAAAGACAGCTCCCTAACCAGCAAAGAGTGCAGGATCCAGATCTCCATCACTCTGCTGTTTTCACTGACAATGTTCTGGCCTGTGCAGTGGTTGTCAATTCTACTGTGTCCTCTGCCATG GAGCCagagaaaattgtttttcacgTTGTGACTGATACCCTCAATCTCCCAGCGATCTCAATGTGGTTCATATTGAATCGTACTGGCAAAGCTACAATTCAGATCCAGAGCATTGTCCATTTTGAAGGGTTCCCGCCAattaattacaattcaacattcAAGCAACAAAATTCCCGTTATTCAAGATATAATTCTGCACTGAACCATCTTCGTTTCTATCTACCAGATGTCTTCCCACAGATGATAAGATTGTGCTATTTGACCATGATGTGGTAG
- the LOC118049288 gene encoding probable galacturonosyltransferase 6 isoform X3 — translation MTYNAEEEVRAQKNQATYLVQLAGRTTPKGLHCLSMRLTAEDFALPAEERQLPNQQRVQDPDLHHSAVFTDNVLACAVVVNSTVSSAMEPEKIVFHVVTDTLNLPAISMWFILNRTGKATIQIQSIVHFEGFPPINYNSTFKQQNSRYSRYNSALNHLRFYLPDVFPQMIRLCYLTMMW, via the exons ATGACTTACAATGCTGAAGAAGAGGTTCGAGCACAGAAGAATCAAGCAACATATCTTGTTCAGCTTGCAGGAAGGACTACACCGAAAGGCCTACACTGCCTTTCTATGCGGTTGACTGCTGAAGATTTTGCCTTGCCAGCTGAGGAAAGACAGCTCCCTAACCAGCAAAGAGTGCAGGATCCAGATCTCCATCACTCTGCTGTTTTCACTGACAATGTTCTGGCCTGTGCAGTGGTTGTCAATTCTACTGTGTCCTCTGCCATG GAGCCagagaaaattgtttttcacgTTGTGACTGATACCCTCAATCTCCCAGCGATCTCAATGTGGTTCATATTGAATCGTACTGGCAAAGCTACAATTCAGATCCAGAGCATTGTCCATTTTGAAGGGTTCCCGCCAattaattacaattcaacattcAAGCAACAAAATTCCCGTTATTCAAGATATAATTCTGCACTGAACCATCTTCGTTTCTATCTACCAGATGTCTTCCCACAGATGATAAGATTGTGCTATTTGACCATGATGTGGTAG
- the LOC140954148 gene encoding photosystem II reaction center W protein, chloroplastic-like has translation MATITASTATSSIVRAALAHRPSVGVSSSHVLRLPAIAKKGKVSCSMEGKPTVEEKSKGMSASMMAAVCAATISSPALALVDERLSTEGTGLPFGLSNNLLVWVLLGVFALIWSLYFVYTSSLEEDEESGLSL, from the exons atggCCACCATCACTGCTAGTACCGCTACATCATCAATCGTTCGTGCAGCCCTTGCACACAGGCCGTCTGTAGGAGTCTCTTCCTCACATGTTCTTC GCTTGCCCGCAATAGCAAAGAAGGGAAAAGTGAGCTGCTCCATGGAGGGAAAGCCAACTGTGGAGGAAAAAAGCAAGGGAATGAGTGCATCAATGATGGCAGCTGTGTGTGCTGCAACCATATCAAGTCCAGCCTTGGCTCTGGTGGATGAGAGATTGTCCACCGAAGGAACAGGACTTCCCTTTGGTTTGAGCAACAACCTTCTTGTTTGGGTCCTGTTGGGTGTGTTTGCTCTCATCTGGTCTCTCTACTTTGTCTACACATCCTCCCTCGAGGAGGATGAGGAATCAGGATTGTCCCTCTAA
- the LOC118049290 gene encoding uncharacterized protein has translation MWQLLRSLRYRQPRPAIRVPRQKWPAFDFYLLSTSILGSQKRKIPNVEAGSMDGFRLYCSELDEMEAKLASWSFAFVFETFSNVSQCQLSLLHFSLLGKPMPEGEASLILFFHI, from the exons ATGTGGCAGTTATTGAGGTCTCTTCGTTATCGACAACCTCGACCAGCTATCCGTGTTCCTCGACAG AAATGGCCTGCGTTCGATTTCTATCTGCTCTCTACTTct ATTTTGGGCAGTCAAAAGAGAAAGATTCCTAATGTTGAGGCTGG TTCCATGGATGGGTTTCGTCTGTATTGTTCCGAGCTTGATGAAATGGAGGCTAAGCTTGCTTCATGGtcgtttgcttttgtttttgaaactttttcaaATGTATCCCAGTGTCAGCTATCACTCTTGCATTTTAGCTTGCTGGGGAAGCCCATGCCAGAAGGGGAGGCgagcttgattttattttttcacatctAA
- the LOC118049289 gene encoding uncharacterized protein isoform X2 has translation MFYLSLIEHKMLLPPRLLNLPLQDAIKEELQNIFLDKVISKLGLCISIYDIRKIDGGFISPGEGASTYTVEFRMIVFRPFVGEIISAKLKESTADGLHLSLGFFDDINIPAGLIQKPSRHVPDPENRYKVLWVWEFNGEEFFVDGIDEIRFKVISVAYPPTPIEQQGEPFAPMVITFCRDRLMVMV, from the exons atgttcTATCTGAGCTTGATAGAGCACAAGATGCTATTGCCTCCTCGTCTTCTGAATCTTCCTCTCCAAGATGCTATCAAGGAAGAGCTTCAAAATATCTTCTTGGATAAG GTTATATCAAAGCTGGGACTTTGTATTTCAATCTATGACATCAGAAAAATTGATGGTGGCTTTATATCGCCCGGTGAAGGTGCTTCAACGTATACG gTGGAGTTTAGAATGATTGTTTTTCGTCCTTTTGTGGGAGAGATTATATCTGCGAAACTTAAAGAATCCACTGCAGATGGTTTGCACT TGTCACTTGGATTTTTTGATGATATTAACATACCAGCCGGTCTTATACAAAAACCATCCCGTCATGTTCCAGACCCAGAGAATAG GTACAAGGTCCTATGGGTGTGGGAATTTAATGGCGAAGAGTTTTTTGTAGATGGCATTGATGAG ATAAGGTTTAAAGTTATCAGTGTAGCATATCCCCCAACTCCTATTGAGCAACAAGGGGAGCCATTTGCACCGATGGTGATTACA TTTTGCAGGGATCGATTGATGGTGATGGTTTAG
- the LOC118049289 gene encoding uncharacterized protein isoform X1, with amino-acid sequence MFYLSLIEHKMLLPPRLLNLPLQDAIKEELQNIFLDKVISKLGLCISIYDIRKIDGGFISPGEGASTYTVEFRMIVFRPFVGEIISAKLKESTADGLHLSLGFFDDINIPAGLIQKPSRHVPDPENRYKVLWVWEFNGEEFFVDGIDEIRFKVISVAYPPTPIEQQGEPFAPMVITGSIDGDGLGPVSWWQ; translated from the exons atgttcTATCTGAGCTTGATAGAGCACAAGATGCTATTGCCTCCTCGTCTTCTGAATCTTCCTCTCCAAGATGCTATCAAGGAAGAGCTTCAAAATATCTTCTTGGATAAG GTTATATCAAAGCTGGGACTTTGTATTTCAATCTATGACATCAGAAAAATTGATGGTGGCTTTATATCGCCCGGTGAAGGTGCTTCAACGTATACG gTGGAGTTTAGAATGATTGTTTTTCGTCCTTTTGTGGGAGAGATTATATCTGCGAAACTTAAAGAATCCACTGCAGATGGTTTGCACT TGTCACTTGGATTTTTTGATGATATTAACATACCAGCCGGTCTTATACAAAAACCATCCCGTCATGTTCCAGACCCAGAGAATAG GTACAAGGTCCTATGGGTGTGGGAATTTAATGGCGAAGAGTTTTTTGTAGATGGCATTGATGAG ATAAGGTTTAAAGTTATCAGTGTAGCATATCCCCCAACTCCTATTGAGCAACAAGGGGAGCCATTTGCACCGATGGTGATTACA GGATCGATTGATGGTGATGGTTTAGGTCCAGTTTCGTGGTGGCAGTGA
- the LOC118049293 gene encoding phospholipase A1-Igamma1, chloroplastic, whose protein sequence is MANLSLPNTLQLPFKQDIFQSKRFSPAHLPRQNSRLGVSRSIDFERKTSTSAIPRVLSKASESLTSTITELEKEQDYNSNTNTKEPKRKLADVWREIQGKDDWVGLLDPMDPLLRSELITYGEMAKACYDAFDFDPFSKYCGSCRFTSHRFFESLGMTRHGYEVTRYLYATSNIKLPNFFKKSRWPKVWSNVANWIGYVAVSNDETTKRLGRRDITVAWRGTVTRLEWIADLMDFLKPVNGNKIPCPDPTVKVESGFLDLYTDKDENCRFCKYSAREQILAEVKRLTEMYADEEMSITITGHSLGGALAMLSAYDIVETGLHVMQESRALPVSVFSFSGPRVGNVRFKERIESLGVKVLRVVNAQDVVPKSPGFFFNEQVPPMLMKLTEGLPWCYSHVGVELALDHKNSPFLKQTGDPVCAHNLEALLHLLDGYHGKGQRFVPASGRDPALVNKACDFLKDHYLVPPNWRQDENKGMVRDGDGRWMQPDRPKLDDHPADTHHHLRKLGLASEH, encoded by the exons ATGGCCAATCTCTCTCTACCCAACACGCTTCAGCTTCCTTTCAAACAAGACATCTTCCAATCCAAAAGGTTCTCCCCTGCACACCTTCCTCGCCAAAACTCTCGACTTGGCGTATCAAGATCCATAGATTTCGAAAGAAAAACATCCACCAGTGCCATACCTCGTGTCTTGTCCAAAGCAAGCGAGTCATTAACATCCACGATCACCGAGCTTGAAAAGGAACAGGACTATAATTCCAATACAAACACCAAAGAACCAAAGCGAAAACTGGCCGATGTGTGGAGAGAAATCCAGGGAAAAGATGACTGGGTCGGCCTTCTTGACCCAATGGATCCACTCTTACGATCAGAACTCATCACATATGGCGAGATGGCAAAAGCTTGCTATGATGCTTTCGATTTCGATCCGTTTTCAAAATACTGTGGCAGCTGCAGATTTACGAGTCACAGGTTTTTCGAGTCTCTAGGAATGACACGACATGGATACGAGGTAACTAGATACTTGTATGCCACATCAAATATCAAACTTCCgaactttttcaaaaaatctcGCTGGCCTAAAGTTTGGAGCAACGTAGCCAATTGGATTGGATACGTTGCAGTTTCCAACGACGAAACAACAAAACGTTTAGGCCGCCGTGACATTACTGTTGCGTGGAGGGGCACGGTGACACGTTTAGAGTGGATTGCTGATTTAATGGACTTTCTCAAGCCAGTCAATGGTAATAAAATCCCGTGTCCGGATCCCACTGTTAAAGTCGAATCCGGATTCTTGGATCTTTACACGGACAAAGATGAGAATTGTCGGTTTTGTAAATATTCAGCTAGAGAGCAGATTTTAGCGGAGGTTAAAAGGTTGACTGAAATGTATGCCGATGAGGAAATGAGCATTACAATTACTGGTCACAGTTTAGGCGGTGCTCTGGCTATGCTAAGTGCATACGATATCGTGGAAACGGGTTTACATGTGATGCAAGAAAGTCGGGCATTGCCTGTTTCTGTGTTTTCCTTTTCGGGTCCTCGGGTCGGGAATGTGAGGTTCAAGGAAAGGATTGAATCATTGGGGGTTAAGGTTCTGAGGGTGGTCAACGCGCAGGATGTGGTGCCTAAATCACCTggattcttttttaatgaacaaGTGCCGCCTATGTTGATGAAGTTGACGGAGGGATTGCCATGGTGTTACTCGCATGTTGGAGTGGAGTTGGCTTTGGATCATAAGAATTCGCCATTTTTGAAACAAACGGGCGACCCGGTTTGTGCACACAATCTGGAGGCTCTTTTGCATTTGCTTGATGG GTACCATGGAAAAGGGCAGAGATTTGTTCCGGCAAGTGGAAGGGACCCTGCATTGGTAAACAAGGCGTGTGATTTCTTGAAAGATCATTACTTGGTGCCACCAAACTGGAGGCAAGATGAGAACAAAGGTATGGTGAGGGATGGTGATGGTCGTTGGATGCAACCTGATCGCCCGAAACTCGATGATCACCCTGCCGATACGCACCACCATCTCAGAAAACTGGGCCTGGCATCTGAGCACTAA
- the LOC118049294 gene encoding F-box/LRR-repeat protein 17 yields the protein MHFENQPHIPPATPGGSTASFTSLDIPHHVKKHRGSYNCGRCGLPKKGHVCHLPPTSTTTTTPTQTPTDSSVSVSNSLSRPPPRQQYSNLRRALSFDDSDLRCDSPEVEIDESEMDLFGSGCGKLPVSCMWEIFRRLPPAGLLAAGSVCKGWRETARRLWRAAEELRLRVPPRSQPGFVGSVLQKCPGLSRLNLRLESDLDSTMFACIAFSCPNLEVMEISTSETAVNRITGDELGRFVADKRCLTSLKMEGCSNLGGFVLCSSSLSTLWLSDLYCLSKMVFNCPNLKEISLDFSRQENDSTDLIAMVDGLGRSCPRLQNVHVASVRLSHAAVLALTAANLRGLRMLSLVLGTEITDASVVAISQSYSKLELLDLSGSSISDSGIGMICNVFPGTLSRLLLALCPNITSSGIQFASAQLPLLELMDCGMTICDLSSQYPTSDESGDFELQTTFKNKLHLIYQKLIIKHSRLKKLSLWGCSGLDALYLNCPELIDLNLNSCKNLHPERVLLQCPSLESVHASGCHNLLIEGIQSQVSNNFAAMENQFPNKRLADGSKRVRVPQFLSQQPYDEDKKRRRIASRPCNVLVD from the exons ATGCACTTCGAAAACCAACCTCATATCCCCCCCGCCACTCCCGGCGGATCCACCGCCTCCTTCACCTCCTTGGATATCCCCCACCATGTCAAAAAGCACAGAGGAAGTTACAACTGTGGACGTTGCGGTCTCCCCAAAAAAGGCCACGTCTGTCATCTCCCTCCTACATCCACCACTACCACTACACCAACGCAAACACCAACTGACTCTTCTGTTTCAGTATCCAATTCCCTTTCTCGTCCTCCGCCACGTCAGCAGTACTCAAATCTCCGCAGAGCGTTGTCATTTGATGATAGTGACTTACGGTGTGACTCGCCGGAGGTTGAAATCGATGAATCGGAGATGGATCTGTTTGGTTCGGGCTGCGGGAAGTTGCCGGTGAGCTGTATGTGGGAGATTTTTAGGAGGTTGCCGCCAGCGGGGTTATTGGCGGCAGGAAGTGTGTGTAAAGGATGGAGAGAGACAGCGAGGAGGTTGTGGAGGGCGGCGGAGGAGCTTAGACTTAGGGTTCCACCTAGGTCTCAGCCTGGGTTTGTTGGATCTGTGTTGCAGAAGTGTCCTGGACTTAGTAGACTTAACCTTAGATTGGAAAG TGATTTGGATTCGACTATGTTTGCTTGCATTGCGTTTTCTTGCCCTAATTTGGAGGTGATGGAGATTTCTACATCTGAAACTGCAGTCAATAGGATAACTGG TGATGAATTGGGTCGTTTTGTTGCTGATAAACGTTGCCTTACAAGTCTTAAGATGGAAGGTTGTTCTAATCTAGGGGGTTTTGTTCTGTGTTCATCGAGTCTCTCTACACTTTGGCTTTCAGATCTGTATTGCCTATCTAAGATg GTCTTTAACTGTCCCAATTTGAAGGAGATTTCCCTTGATTTTTCTCGCCAAGAAAATGACAGCACTGATCTTATTGCCATGGTTGATGGTCTGGGAAGGAGTTGCCCTCGGCTGCAAAATGTACATGTTGCATCAGTTCGGCTTTCTCATGCTGCAGTGCTTGCTCTCACAGCTGCAAACTTAAG GGGGCTGCGGATGCTTTCACTTGTTCTTGGAACTGAAATTACTGATGCATCTGTCGTTGCCATTTCGCAAAGCTATTCAAAATTAGAATTACTTGATCTGAGTGG GTCTAGCATCAGTGACAGTGGCATTGGAATGATATGCAATGTGTTTCCTGGAACACTTTCAAGGCTTCTTCTTGCGCTTTGTCCGAACATCACTTCAA GTGGAATTCAATTTGCTTCAGCTCAATTGCCTCTACTTGAACTCATGGACTGTGGAATGACAATTTGTGATCTGAGTTCTCAGTATCCAACTTCTGatgaaagtggtgattttgAGTTGCAGAcgacatttaaaaataaattacacctTATATACCAAAAGCTCATCATTAAACATAGCCGGTTGAAAAAGCTCAGCCTATGGGGCTGTTCTGGCTTAGAT GCTCTATACTTAAACTGCCCGGAACTTATTGATCTGAATCTGAATTCCTGTAAAAACTTGCATCCAG AAAGAGTGCTCCTGCAGTGCCCCAGTTTAGAAAGTGTGCATGCATCAGGATGTCACAATTTACTGATTGAGGGTATTCAGAGCCAG GTCAGCAACAATTTTGCTGCAATGGAAAACCAATTCCCAAATAAGCGTTTGGCT